In Aegilops tauschii subsp. strangulata cultivar AL8/78 chromosome 3, Aet v6.0, whole genome shotgun sequence, one genomic interval encodes:
- the LOC109738146 gene encoding uncharacterized protein encodes MGEKVGLQSPFVVLHSCSATARRIRNMLPVLIAGASAPPRPFSPWRRRELPIRLSSSKPLRALQNSEGGSRPLGRAWPAVSAALFGSGFLLGPLLDGIHSRVGLQVYGNGALDLGPLHTHILVPPLLGAFYCTVGLLQLFLDERAPPRSKATGSPRDTATSLIVLTMFIELSAEMYRAGVPSNAEAYVLFAVAEFVWLFLDSSWLGFALACLVGVACPLAEVPLVRLLECWSYPNADVQLFGTGLMSWTTTCYFVYTPFLANLARLLKSRLADDNTEGKEE; translated from the exons ATGGGGGAAAAGGTGGGCTTGCAGTCGCCATTTGTGGTCCTGCACTCCTGTTCTGCCACAGCCCGCAGGATAAGAAACATGCTCCCCGTGCTCATCGCCGGTGCCTCTGCGCCGCCGCGTCCCTTCTCCCCCTGGCGCCGCCGCGAGCTACCCATCCGGCTGTCCTCGTCCAAACCTCTCCGTGCCCTGCAGAACAGCGAGGGCGGTAGTAGgcccctagggcgcgcctggcCGGCCGTCTCCGCTGCCCTCTTCGGCTCGGGGTTCCTCCTCGGGCCGCTCCTGGACGGCATCCACTCCCGCGTCGGCCTCCAGGTGTACGGAAACGGCGCCCTCGACCTGGGCCCCCTCCACACCCACATCCTG GTGCCGCCCCTGCTCGGAGCGTTCTACTGCACCGTGGGGCTGCTCCAGCTCTTCCTGGACGAGAGGGCGCCCCCCAGGTCCAAGGCCACCGGCAGCCCCCGCGACACGGCGACGTCGCTAAT AGTCCTCACCATGTTCATCGAGCTGAGCGCGGAGATGTACAGAGCGGGGGTGCCGAGCAACGCGGAGGCGTACGTGCTGTTCGCCGTGGCGGAGTTCGTGTGGCTCTTCCTCGACAGCTCCTGGCTCGGCTTCGCCCTGGCCTGCCTCGTCGGCGTCGCCTGCCCTCTCGCCGAGGTCCCGCTCGTCAG atTGCTCGAATGCTGGAGCTATCCCAATGCCGACGTCCAGCTGTTTGGCACC GGGCTGATGAGCTGGACGACGACATGCTACTTCGTGTACACGCCTTTCCTGGCGAATCTGGCGAGATTGCTCAAGTCGCGGCTGGCGGACGATAACACGGAGGGAAAGGAAGAATGA